A single region of the Psychrobacter alimentarius genome encodes:
- the dnaX gene encoding DNA polymerase III subunit gamma/tau: MSQQYQVLARKYRPKNFHELIGQTHVSQALINAIDYNRLHHAYLFTGTRGVGKTTIARILSKCLNCDTGITSTPCGVCDNCVAIDQGRFIDLIEIDAASRTKVEDTRELLDNVPYAPSQGRYKVYLIDEVHMLSTHSFNALLKTLEEPPEHVKFLLATTDPQKLPITIISRCLQFVLRPLPQTLLSEHLANILTQEHVNYTQPALWQLASAAKGSVRDALSLTDQAIAFGQGALDDATVNAMLGLIDAADLVSLITDIYNHDKSAVAAHIEQMRAQMVDATSMFDGLAELLHQLALTQLLPEVALNVNEAQAQDITALAQHISPDVLQLYYEIVVQAREGVKLASTPMQALEMCILRLLAFRPLPVDEVLKNTYDNVDAAQKISAIENSTSMQPPQLASVPPLQPYDVDYQAQDNDTVQGIIYDDNEWLANSAEPEPIAEPEPIAESESIAEPESIAEPEPIAEPEPIAEPEPIAEPEPIAEPEPIAEPEPIAESEPITEPEPIAESQIVTQPDDPRTLLRCPPQELTGEWTPEKWDYWLQTARETEVLAQDELALARQGVVTGLCNGKATFLTSVDSRHLQATFQQLAQKLQQQFPQLEIDLQIDGTIMQADDKTPERRQQKRLVQAKTVAESKLLNTPVMKYLTERGEGKMGKVQLY, translated from the coding sequence ATGTCGCAGCAATATCAAGTTTTAGCGCGCAAATACCGCCCCAAAAACTTTCATGAGTTGATTGGACAAACGCATGTATCGCAAGCATTGATCAATGCAATTGATTATAACCGTCTGCACCATGCTTATTTATTCACTGGTACACGTGGGGTGGGTAAGACGACGATTGCGCGTATTTTGTCTAAATGCTTGAACTGTGATACTGGTATCACTAGTACACCTTGCGGTGTGTGTGATAATTGTGTGGCAATCGATCAAGGTCGTTTCATTGATCTTATTGAGATTGATGCCGCTTCTCGTACCAAAGTCGAAGACACTCGCGAACTATTAGACAATGTGCCTTACGCGCCAAGCCAAGGGCGTTACAAAGTTTATCTGATTGATGAAGTGCATATGCTATCGACGCATAGCTTTAATGCGTTACTGAAAACATTAGAAGAGCCGCCCGAGCATGTGAAATTTTTGCTCGCGACCACTGATCCACAAAAACTGCCAATTACGATTATCTCGCGCTGTTTGCAATTCGTGTTGCGTCCATTGCCGCAAACACTACTTAGCGAGCATCTAGCCAATATCCTTACCCAAGAGCATGTAAATTATACTCAACCAGCACTCTGGCAGCTAGCGAGTGCGGCGAAAGGGTCGGTACGTGATGCCTTATCATTGACAGATCAGGCCATTGCCTTTGGTCAAGGTGCGCTGGATGATGCTACTGTCAATGCGATGCTTGGTTTGATCGATGCCGCTGATTTGGTTAGTCTGATTACGGATATCTATAATCATGATAAGTCTGCTGTCGCCGCGCATATTGAACAGATGCGAGCACAGATGGTTGATGCTACTAGTATGTTTGATGGACTTGCAGAGTTACTCCATCAGTTGGCATTGACGCAGTTATTGCCTGAAGTTGCTCTCAACGTGAACGAAGCGCAGGCACAAGATATCACTGCGCTTGCACAACATATCAGCCCAGATGTGTTGCAACTTTATTACGAGATCGTCGTACAAGCTCGCGAAGGTGTCAAGCTTGCCAGTACACCGATGCAGGCGCTTGAAATGTGCATCTTACGTTTATTGGCTTTTCGTCCGCTACCAGTAGATGAAGTATTAAAAAATACTTACGACAATGTTGACGCTGCACAAAAAATATCTGCAATAGAAAATAGCACATCTATGCAGCCTCCACAGTTGGCATCAGTACCACCCTTACAGCCTTATGATGTTGATTATCAAGCGCAAGATAACGATACCGTACAAGGTATTATTTATGATGACAACGAGTGGTTAGCCAATAGCGCTGAACCTGAACCAATCGCTGAACCTGAACCAATCGCTGAATCTGAATCAATTGCTGAGCCTGAATCAATTGCTGAGCCTGAACCAATTGCTGAGCCTGAACCAATTGCTGAGCCTGAACCAATTGCTGAGCCTGAACCAATTGCTGAGCCTGAACCAATTGCTGAGCCTGAACCAATTGCTGAGTCTGAACCAATTACTGAACCTGAACCAATTGCTGAGTCTCAAATAGTAACGCAGCCTGATGATCCTCGTACTTTGTTACGTTGTCCACCCCAAGAGTTAACAGGTGAGTGGACACCCGAAAAATGGGATTACTGGCTACAAACGGCTCGTGAAACTGAAGTACTAGCTCAGGATGAGTTGGCTTTGGCTCGTCAAGGTGTAGTAACAGGGTTATGTAATGGTAAAGCAACTTTTTTGACGAGTGTTGATAGTAGACATTTACAAGCGACTTTCCAGCAGTTAGCGCAAAAATTACAACAACAATTCCCTCAATTAGAGATTGATTTACAAATTGATGGCACCATTATGCAGGCTGATGACAAAACGCCTGAACGGCGCCAACAAAAACGTTTGGTGCAAGCCAAAACAGTGGCAGAATCAAAGCTGCTCAATACGCCAGTTATGAAGTATTTAACTGAGCGTGGTGAAGGAAAAATGGGTAAAGTTCAGTTGTATTAA
- the lysS gene encoding lysine--tRNA ligase: MSKANNQNQDQTPVQDTNELIAQLQAKLDDISASGKQPYPNTFKRTDYAQDLQTAFDGVSKQEIEEKAANGEKTQVNVAGRVMLNRGSFIVIQDMTSRIQLYVARKELDDETRASIKSLDLGDIVGVSGYIGRSGKGDLYVHIETLELLTKSLRPMPNKFHGLADVEARYRNRHLDLMTNETTRDTFMIRSQVISGIRKFMLNERFMEVETPMMHPIPGGAVARPFVTHHNALDMPLYLRIAPELYLKRLVVGGFERVFEINRSFRNEGVSTRHNPEFTMIEFYQAYADHHDLMDLTERLFNELAIDILGTTEITYQEEAISLKAPFARLSMPDAIAKYAENFDTARMSDREYLAEYTSTVLKQQVKEGFGVGKLQTIIFEETAEHQLRQPTFITQYPAETSPLARRNDDNPEITDRFELFIGGRELANGFSELNDPADQAERFRGQVAEKDAGDDEAMHFDEEYIEALSYGLPPTAGEGIGIDRLVMLLTDSASIRDVILFPHMRRKVD; the protein is encoded by the coding sequence ATGTCAAAAGCCAATAATCAAAATCAAGACCAAACCCCAGTACAAGATACCAATGAGCTGATTGCACAGCTGCAAGCCAAGCTAGACGATATCAGCGCGTCAGGTAAACAGCCGTATCCGAATACATTTAAACGCACGGATTATGCACAAGATTTACAAACGGCTTTTGATGGCGTCTCAAAACAAGAAATCGAAGAAAAGGCTGCTAATGGCGAAAAAACACAAGTAAACGTAGCGGGTCGCGTCATGCTAAATCGTGGATCGTTTATTGTGATACAAGACATGACGAGTCGTATTCAGCTGTACGTCGCACGTAAAGAGCTTGATGATGAAACACGTGCGAGTATCAAGTCGCTAGATTTGGGTGATATCGTTGGGGTGTCAGGTTATATCGGCCGCTCAGGAAAAGGCGACCTATATGTGCATATTGAAACGCTTGAGCTGTTAACTAAGTCATTGCGCCCGATGCCAAACAAATTTCACGGTTTAGCAGATGTAGAAGCCCGTTATCGCAATCGTCATCTTGATTTAATGACCAACGAGACAACTCGCGATACTTTTATGATTCGCAGCCAAGTCATCAGTGGCATCCGTAAGTTTATGCTGAATGAGCGCTTCATGGAAGTAGAAACGCCAATGATGCATCCTATTCCAGGCGGTGCAGTGGCGCGTCCGTTCGTAACGCATCATAATGCTTTAGACATGCCACTTTACTTGCGTATCGCTCCTGAGCTGTACTTAAAACGTTTGGTTGTTGGTGGTTTTGAGAGAGTGTTTGAGATCAATCGCAGTTTCCGTAACGAGGGTGTATCCACTCGTCACAATCCTGAATTTACGATGATTGAGTTTTATCAGGCTTATGCTGACCACCATGACTTAATGGATTTGACGGAACGCTTATTTAATGAATTAGCAATAGACATCTTAGGTACGACTGAGATTACATATCAAGAAGAAGCCATCAGTCTAAAAGCACCTTTTGCGCGTCTTTCTATGCCAGACGCCATTGCAAAATACGCAGAAAATTTTGATACAGCACGCATGAGTGATCGTGAGTATCTTGCTGAATACACCTCAACGGTTTTGAAGCAGCAAGTCAAAGAAGGTTTTGGTGTAGGCAAATTGCAAACGATTATCTTTGAAGAAACGGCTGAGCATCAATTGCGTCAGCCAACCTTTATCACACAGTACCCAGCAGAAACATCGCCATTGGCACGCCGTAATGATGACAATCCTGAAATTACAGATCGTTTTGAGTTGTTTATCGGTGGCCGTGAATTGGCAAATGGCTTTAGTGAGCTTAATGATCCAGCTGATCAGGCAGAGCGTTTCCGCGGTCAGGTTGCTGAAAAAGACGCGGGTGATGACGAAGCTATGCATTTTGATGAAGAGTATATCGAAGCCTTGTCTTATGGTTTACCACCAACAGCAGGTGAAGGCATTGGTATTGATCGCTTGGTGATGTTATTGACAGATTCTGCCAGTATTCGCGATGTGATTTTATTCCCACATATGCGCCGCAAAGTTGATTAA
- a CDS encoding DUF421 domain-containing protein — translation MDWASIFIHDTTWVFAIEILIRVVVMFTLIISFLRFTGKRGVRQLSIFELTIILSLGSIAGDPMFTEDLPIIQAVLIMSTVILLYRLCTWAMMKFNPVENFLEGKSLYIVEDGVLVLDKIKKGKMSHDEFFAEMRQQGVEHLGQVRTGLLETDGNFSILLYQPEKTRYGMPLFPKEYQAVEQIEAGTSYACMHCGHVDHITDENQLCERCENSSKNWAKALNCEIVR, via the coding sequence ATGGATTGGGCAAGTATTTTTATTCATGACACCACTTGGGTGTTTGCCATTGAGATTTTAATACGTGTCGTAGTGATGTTTACACTGATTATTTCGTTTTTACGATTTACAGGTAAGCGCGGTGTTCGTCAGCTTTCTATTTTTGAGTTGACCATTATTTTGTCACTTGGTTCTATTGCAGGTGATCCCATGTTTACTGAAGACTTGCCTATTATTCAAGCAGTACTGATTATGAGTACGGTTATCCTACTCTATCGCTTGTGTACTTGGGCAATGATGAAGTTTAATCCTGTTGAAAATTTTTTGGAAGGCAAATCACTTTATATTGTAGAAGATGGTGTGCTAGTACTTGATAAGATTAAGAAAGGCAAGATGTCACATGATGAGTTTTTTGCAGAAATGCGTCAGCAAGGCGTTGAGCATTTAGGGCAGGTGCGGACAGGACTGCTAGAGACAGACGGTAACTTTAGCATATTGCTATATCAGCCCGAAAAAACAAGGTATGGTATGCCGCTTTTTCCCAAAGAGTATCAAGCGGTCGAGCAAATAGAAGCAGGGACGTCTTATGCTTGTATGCATTGTGGTCATGTTGACCACATTACTGATGAAAACCAGCTGTGCGAGCGCTGTGAAAACAGTAGTAAAAACTGGGCCAAAGCTCTGAATTGCGAGATTGTTAGATAG
- the creD gene encoding cell envelope integrity protein CreD — MQKTLFTKLAIIAGLCLIFAIGLSMIGSVIYERQTYAESVVREIAQQHVNPQEVITPFIAIPTTVTPECQTETSDTNRKCAASYTKIETIFANQTQATQDLDVSTDTYQRGIYHATSYNGALTFDQNYTFQNHTFDEAITNLSESTSVANQELDQTSTDNTESKIKPEKTTVHWDKAKLIIPISDLRGLATLPTVTIDKKPIKATYPQISIIKNITYVEVAIPQEVLIRSEKSVTEKRNQIIDIMVDLPLAGISNLNTVPTGQNFGLTMRSNWLTPNFIGKALPNTKKLTSKGFEASWQNQYLTIANNQNLSQCASIANSQCTITSRATFDSTHPSMNPDTSMTMQENLAISDADTVPNSFRDVSLNSFGVSFAEPNDVYLQTERAMKYALLLILVSFGTFFLFEVIKSSRIHPIQYLLVGCALFVFYVLLLPLAEQIIFWKAYAIAASACVGLIGWYTYYVLGGIKRAAIFTGTLAGLYAAFFGILTTEDMNLLLGAVFCFAILACVMVMTRKIDWYKIA; from the coding sequence ATGCAAAAAACACTATTTACCAAATTAGCTATTATCGCTGGGCTTTGCCTTATCTTTGCCATCGGTCTTAGTATGATTGGCTCCGTTATTTACGAGCGACAAACCTATGCAGAATCAGTAGTGAGAGAGATTGCGCAACAGCACGTCAATCCGCAAGAAGTCATTACCCCATTCATTGCCATTCCTACCACGGTCACCCCCGAATGCCAGACTGAAACGTCAGATACGAATCGTAAGTGCGCGGCTTCTTATACAAAGATCGAGACCATTTTTGCTAATCAAACCCAAGCGACACAAGATCTTGACGTTAGCACTGATACTTACCAACGCGGTATTTATCATGCAACCAGCTATAATGGGGCACTGACATTTGATCAAAACTATACTTTTCAAAACCATACTTTTGATGAAGCCATCACAAACTTGAGCGAATCGACAAGCGTAGCCAATCAAGAATTAGATCAAACCAGCACTGATAACACTGAAAGTAAAATAAAACCAGAGAAAACTACGGTTCACTGGGATAAAGCAAAATTAATCATTCCCATATCAGATCTGCGTGGCCTTGCTACTTTGCCAACAGTGACGATTGATAAAAAACCAATCAAAGCGACTTATCCGCAAATATCCATTATAAAAAATATAACCTACGTGGAAGTAGCTATTCCGCAAGAGGTTTTGATTCGCTCAGAAAAAAGCGTCACAGAAAAGCGTAATCAGATCATTGATATTATGGTCGATCTTCCATTAGCGGGTATCAGCAACCTAAATACTGTGCCGACTGGACAGAACTTTGGCCTGACAATGCGTAGTAACTGGCTGACGCCAAATTTTATCGGTAAAGCGTTGCCAAATACCAAAAAACTGACCTCCAAAGGTTTTGAGGCCAGCTGGCAAAATCAGTACCTGACTATTGCCAATAATCAAAATTTATCGCAGTGTGCCAGCATTGCTAATAGCCAATGTACTATTACAAGTCGGGCAACGTTTGATAGTACTCACCCGTCAATGAATCCTGATACCAGTATGACAATGCAGGAAAACCTTGCCATATCAGACGCAGACACCGTACCTAATAGCTTTAGGGATGTGAGTTTAAACAGCTTTGGTGTGAGTTTTGCTGAGCCGAATGATGTGTATTTACAAACAGAACGAGCAATGAAATATGCCTTATTATTGATCCTCGTCTCATTCGGCACGTTTTTCTTATTTGAAGTGATCAAATCGAGCCGTATTCACCCTATCCAATATCTGTTGGTCGGTTGCGCATTATTTGTTTTTTATGTCTTGCTACTACCACTTGCAGAACAAATCATATTTTGGAAAGCCTATGCCATTGCTGCTAGTGCTTGTGTTGGGCTTATTGGTTGGTATACCTACTATGTTTTAGGTGGTATAAAACGAGCAGCAATATTTACAGGGACGTTGGCAGGATTATATGCAGCGTTTTTTGGCATCTTAACCACAGAAGATATGAATCTACTATTGGGTGCTGTTTTTTGCTTTGCCATCCTTGCCTGCGTGATGGTAATGACTCGTAAAATCGATTGGTATAAAATTGCCTAA
- the pnuC gene encoding nicotinamide riboside transporter PnuC, protein MVELLSWLFGQYADYSTVFIALELIAVVFGIASVLLASKTNILVFPIGLVSTAIFVYLLWKWQLFGDMFINAYYSVMSIYGWINWTKNKESKQDHINPTSQQDASIKNTDTNHSIQVEHLTIKDVPILAALAAITIAFVALVYYFRPVINNGFRFDGAMLGLHLFTWVDYTDMLTTALFLMAMWLMARRKIEHWLLWIVADAISIPLYFYKGLTFTAFQYVVFTLIAIWAYYEWQRRYRMQPHTAYA, encoded by the coding sequence ATGGTAGAACTTTTAAGCTGGTTATTTGGTCAATATGCTGACTACTCTACAGTATTCATAGCGCTTGAGCTAATTGCTGTTGTATTCGGCATTGCAAGCGTTCTACTTGCCAGCAAAACCAATATATTGGTATTTCCTATTGGTCTTGTGAGTACAGCCATATTTGTTTATTTGTTATGGAAATGGCAGTTGTTTGGCGATATGTTTATCAATGCTTACTATAGCGTCATGAGTATTTATGGCTGGATAAATTGGACAAAGAATAAAGAATCTAAGCAGGATCACATAAATCCTACGAGCCAACAAGATGCGTCAATAAAAAATACTGATACCAATCATAGTATCCAAGTCGAGCATTTAACTATCAAAGACGTGCCTATATTGGCAGCATTAGCCGCCATTACCATCGCTTTTGTGGCGTTGGTTTATTACTTCCGTCCTGTCATTAATAATGGCTTTAGGTTCGATGGTGCCATGCTTGGTTTGCATTTATTTACGTGGGTCGATTATACCGATATGCTCACCACTGCGCTGTTTTTGATGGCGATGTGGCTGATGGCACGACGCAAGATTGAGCACTGGTTACTGTGGATAGTGGCCGACGCTATCTCAATACCTTTATACTTCTATAAAGGGCTTACTTTCACTGCGTTCCAATACGTGGTTTTCACTCTCATCGCAATCTGGGCTTACTATGAATGGCAGCGCCGCTATCGCATGCAACCTCACACAGCATACGCCTAA
- the prfA gene encoding peptide chain release factor 1, translating into MKESLRLRLDQMVDRYEEVTALLSDPSIISDNNKFRELSVEHSDLMDITTLWQNYVRAETDQADAEAMLKEASDPDMKEMMQEEIDSARETIIEMEEALNLMMLPKDPNDKVPAFLEIRAGTGGDEAAIFSGDLFRMYQKYAQTQGWTVEVLSANEGEHGGYKEIITRVSGNSVYGRLKFESGAHRVQRVPETESQGRVHTSACTVAVMPEVEIDDTVDINPADIKMDTFRSSGAGGQHVNTTDSAVRLTHIPTGTVVECQQERSQHKNRAHAMKMLVSKIQQAKVQAQVDVADSIRRDLVGSGDRSERIRTYNFPQGRMTDHRINLTLYKLDSIMEGDLDEILDALLREHQADLMASIGGEQ; encoded by the coding sequence ATGAAAGAATCCTTACGCCTGCGTTTAGACCAGATGGTAGACCGTTATGAAGAGGTCACCGCCTTATTATCAGATCCTAGCATCATCAGCGATAATAATAAGTTTCGTGAGCTATCTGTTGAGCATAGTGACTTGATGGATATCACTACTTTATGGCAAAACTATGTGCGTGCAGAAACCGATCAGGCTGACGCCGAGGCTATGCTAAAAGAAGCCTCAGATCCTGATATGAAAGAGATGATGCAAGAAGAGATTGATAGTGCACGTGAAACCATTATAGAAATGGAAGAAGCACTCAATCTGATGATGCTGCCGAAAGATCCCAATGATAAAGTGCCAGCGTTCTTAGAGATTCGTGCTGGTACAGGTGGTGACGAAGCTGCTATTTTCTCTGGTGATTTGTTCCGTATGTACCAAAAATACGCACAGACGCAAGGTTGGACAGTAGAAGTATTGTCAGCCAATGAAGGCGAACACGGTGGTTATAAAGAAATCATTACTCGTGTATCTGGCAATAGCGTTTATGGTCGTTTGAAGTTTGAGTCTGGCGCTCACCGTGTACAACGTGTACCAGAGACCGAAAGCCAGGGCCGCGTGCATACGTCAGCTTGTACCGTTGCAGTCATGCCAGAAGTTGAAATTGATGATACCGTTGATATCAATCCTGCTGATATTAAAATGGATACTTTTCGCTCAAGTGGCGCGGGTGGTCAGCACGTTAACACCACCGACTCAGCTGTACGTTTGACGCATATTCCTACCGGTACCGTGGTAGAGTGTCAACAGGAGCGTAGCCAGCACAAAAACCGTGCACACGCGATGAAGATGCTGGTCTCTAAAATCCAGCAAGCCAAAGTACAAGCGCAGGTCGATGTGGCGGATTCTATACGTCGTGATTTGGTCGGTAGTGGCGATCGCTCGGAGCGTATCCGTACCTATAATTTTCCACAAGGCCGTATGACGGATCATCGTATCAACTTGACCTTGTATAAGCTTGATTCGATTATGGAAGGTGATTTAGATGAAATTCTTGATGCACTGTTACGTGAGCATCAAGCGGACTTGATGGCCAGTATTGGTGGCGAGCAATAG
- a CDS encoding TIGR00645 family protein, translating into MLKNIERYLEKTIFNSRWILAPFYLGLVFGIILLFIKFIQKLWGMFADILVASEANVIVDILVLVDISLVASLLLIIIFSGYEIFVSKIDTNDHDDRPSWMGKVDFSGLKLKVIGAIVAISAIDLLKSFMDITSGMSEGDADKLMWKVIIHMTFVLSGLLFAIMDKIVGDTNKH; encoded by the coding sequence ATGCTAAAAAATATTGAACGTTACTTAGAAAAAACCATCTTTAACAGTCGCTGGATATTGGCACCCTTTTACTTAGGCTTAGTTTTTGGAATTATTTTATTATTCATCAAATTCATCCAAAAGCTTTGGGGGATGTTTGCAGATATTCTGGTTGCTTCTGAAGCAAATGTGATTGTTGACATACTAGTGTTGGTCGATATTTCACTGGTGGCAAGCTTATTACTCATTATCATATTCAGCGGTTATGAGATTTTTGTCTCCAAAATCGATACCAATGATCACGATGACCGTCCTAGTTGGATGGGAAAAGTTGATTTTTCTGGGCTAAAGCTCAAAGTCATCGGCGCTATTGTCGCCATTTCTGCTATTGATCTTCTCAAATCTTTTATGGATATAACAAGTGGTATGAGCGAAGGCGATGCAGACAAGCTTATGTGGAAAGTCATTATTCATATGACATTCGTTTTGTCCGGATTACTGTTTGCGATTATGGACAAAATTGTTGGCGATACCAATAAGCACTAG
- a CDS encoding AAA family ATPase, with amino-acid sequence MNGSAAIACNLTQHTPKSVINIAILGAESTGKTTLCRDLAEHFGSLWVPEYMRTYLQKKWNDEQLTCTWEDLLPIAQGQIKLENTLAKQTAYTSDKLRYLFCDTSLFELMVYSNWYYGDCPEALTTAALAHHYDLILLTSVDVPWVADDLRDSPYQREKISTFFENQLIRHQKPYRHIGGDREERVRQVAAWLSEIND; translated from the coding sequence ATGAATGGCAGCGCCGCTATCGCATGCAACCTCACACAGCATACGCCTAAATCCGTCATTAACATCGCCATATTAGGGGCAGAAAGTACGGGTAAGACCACGTTATGCCGTGACTTGGCAGAGCACTTTGGTAGCCTGTGGGTACCTGAGTATATGCGCACCTATCTACAAAAAAAATGGAATGATGAGCAATTGACTTGCACATGGGAAGATTTGCTTCCTATTGCGCAAGGTCAGATCAAACTAGAAAACACACTGGCCAAGCAAACTGCGTACACATCAGACAAGCTTAGGTACTTATTTTGCGATACCAGTTTGTTTGAACTGATGGTCTATTCCAACTGGTATTATGGTGATTGTCCTGAAGCGTTAACGACAGCAGCACTGGCACATCATTATGATCTGATATTACTCACAAGCGTGGACGTTCCGTGGGTAGCAGATGATTTGCGGGATAGCCCGTATCAGCGCGAAAAAATAAGTACGTTTTTTGAAAATCAGTTAATTCGTCATCAAAAGCCCTATCGCCATATTGGTGGCGATAGAGAGGAACGAGTTCGGCAAGTAGCAGCATGGCTTTCTGAAATCAATGATTAG
- a CDS encoding beta-ketoacyl-ACP synthase III, with protein sequence MTTCITGTGLYIPPYSISNEELVNTFNQYVDNYNAKHADEIAAETVTALQHSSAEFIEKVSGIKSRYVMEKEGILNPEIMAPVIAYRNLGEELSVMAEMGAAALKDALADAGLEANDLDGIILACSSFQRTYPAVAIEIQNEIGMVGGFAYDMNVACSAATFGLSQAHGSIVSGLAKRVAVVNVEITSAHLNWRNRDSHFIFGDVATASIVEDLDTPKGYEILNAKLFTEFSTNITNEYGFMDRSEYLAAQTEMYPDIKDPVTPKLFLQNGRKVFREVCPKVSEIITEHLKENNLPTSDVKMMWLHQANANMLDLILRTVMGKEADKSIVPSVIAEFANTSSASPMVVFHRYKDELASGDLGVICSFGAGYSIGSVLVRKV encoded by the coding sequence ATGACGACTTGTATCACAGGCACGGGCCTGTATATTCCGCCGTATAGCATTAGCAATGAAGAGTTAGTAAATACATTTAACCAGTATGTTGATAATTATAATGCAAAGCATGCTGATGAGATAGCAGCAGAGACTGTTACAGCACTTCAGCATTCTTCAGCTGAGTTTATCGAAAAAGTATCTGGTATCAAATCGCGTTATGTGATGGAAAAAGAGGGTATTTTGAACCCTGAAATCATGGCACCAGTGATCGCTTATCGTAATTTAGGCGAAGAGTTGTCTGTGATGGCAGAAATGGGTGCGGCAGCCTTAAAAGACGCGCTTGCTGACGCTGGGTTAGAAGCGAATGACCTAGATGGTATCATCCTTGCTTGTTCGAGCTTTCAGCGCACTTATCCTGCTGTTGCCATCGAGATCCAAAATGAGATTGGTATGGTAGGCGGTTTCGCTTATGATATGAATGTGGCTTGTAGTGCTGCGACTTTTGGTCTCTCACAAGCACATGGTTCTATTGTCTCTGGTCTTGCCAAACGCGTCGCTGTGGTCAACGTTGAGATTACCTCAGCGCATTTGAACTGGCGTAACCGTGATAGCCACTTTATCTTTGGTGATGTTGCCACTGCTTCTATCGTTGAAGATTTGGATACACCGAAAGGGTATGAGATCCTTAACGCAAAGCTGTTTACAGAATTCTCGACCAATATTACCAATGAATATGGTTTTATGGATCGATCAGAGTATTTGGCAGCGCAAACAGAGATGTATCCAGATATCAAAGATCCTGTAACGCCCAAGCTATTTTTGCAAAATGGTCGCAAAGTATTTCGTGAAGTCTGTCCAAAGGTTTCGGAGATTATTACTGAGCATTTAAAAGAAAACAACTTGCCAACGTCTGATGTTAAGATGATGTGGTTACATCAAGCCAATGCCAATATGCTTGATCTTATCCTGAGAACTGTGATGGGTAAAGAGGCAGACAAATCTATAGTGCCAAGCGTCATTGCTGAATTCGCCAACACCAGCTCAGCCAGTCCTATGGTTGTATTCCATCGCTATAAAGATGAATTGGCATCAGGTGATTTGGGTGTTATTTGCTCATTTGGCGCAGGTTATTCAATCGGTTCGGTATTGGTTCGTAAAGTTTAA